The nucleotide sequence GGTTCACCACGGGCCCTGCGGCGAGCGCGTGACCCGCCAGGGCGTGCAGGCACTTCACCCTCTCGGGCATCCCGCCCGCCGTCACATGGTCGATCTCGGCGACGTGCTCGATGCTCTCGCGGTCGGCGAGGTACGCCTCGTGTGCTTCCAGGTAGTGCGCGCGAAGGGACTCGTCGGCGGCGAGCATCTCGGTGAACTCGGCCATGACGCCGTTCGCCTCGAGCGTCGAGATCGCGGCCGTGGCCGCCGGGTGGCACAGGTAGTAGAGCGTCGGGAACGGCGTGCCGTCGGCGAGGCGCGGCTTCGTCGACACGACGG is from Frondihabitans australicus and encodes:
- a CDS encoding DUF501 domain-containing protein, yielding MSTPPFAPVTERDIRIVSLQLGRPARDVIGIAARCVCGNPTVVSTKPRLADGTPFPTLYYLCHPAATAAISTLEANGVMAEFTEMLAADESLRAHYLEAHEAYLADRESIEHVAEIDHVTAGGMPERVKCLHALAGHALAAGPVVNPFGDLALERAAWDPATCSCIDYDADEA